In the genome of Microbacterium saperdae, one region contains:
- a CDS encoding ABC-F family ATP-binding cassette domain-containing protein: MTATLVAQNLAGGYGHRILFDSLDLTVAPGDVVGVVGANGAGKSTLLRLLAGVDTPAAGSVSLAPSDAFVGWLPQEHERVAGETVAAYIGRRTGCAQATSDMDAAAAALGDPSLAAEGTDPADVYSTALDRWLASGAADLDERIPVVLADLGLVLDSGAAEHALMTSLSGGQAARVGLAALLLSRFDIVLLDEPTNDLDLDGLERLEAFVRGLRGGVVLVSHDREFLARAVTRVLELDLAQGSNRVYGGGYDAYLEERATLRRHLREKYDEFADKKADLVARARTQREWSSQGVRNAMKKAPDNDKIKRKASAESSEKQAQKVRQMESRIARLDEVEEPRKEWQLEFTIGSAPRSSSVVSTLSSAVLRQGTFTLGPVSLQVNAGDRIGITGPNGAGKSTLLRALLGRQTPEEGTASLGASVEIGEIDQARSLLVGATPLADAFEALVPEMASGEVRTLLAKFGLRADHVTRPVDELSPGERTRAALALLQARGINLLVLDEPTNHLDLPAIEQLEQALESYEGTLLLVTHDRRMLDTVRTDRRWQVEQGQVTER; this comes from the coding sequence ATGACCGCAACGCTCGTCGCGCAGAACCTGGCCGGTGGCTATGGCCATCGCATCCTCTTCGACTCTCTCGATCTGACGGTCGCACCGGGAGACGTCGTCGGCGTCGTGGGAGCGAACGGAGCGGGGAAGTCGACGCTGCTGCGACTGCTGGCAGGCGTGGACACTCCGGCTGCGGGTTCGGTCTCTCTGGCGCCGTCGGATGCCTTCGTCGGATGGCTGCCGCAGGAGCATGAACGCGTCGCGGGCGAGACGGTCGCCGCGTACATCGGTCGGCGCACCGGATGCGCGCAGGCGACCAGCGACATGGATGCGGCGGCGGCGGCGCTCGGCGACCCGTCGCTGGCAGCCGAGGGGACGGACCCAGCGGATGTCTATTCGACGGCCCTGGACCGCTGGCTGGCCAGCGGTGCCGCCGACCTCGACGAGCGGATTCCGGTCGTCCTCGCAGACCTGGGACTCGTGCTCGACAGCGGTGCCGCGGAGCACGCCCTGATGACGTCCCTCTCGGGGGGACAGGCGGCGCGTGTGGGACTGGCGGCGCTGCTGCTGTCGCGCTTCGACATCGTGCTCCTCGATGAACCGACGAACGATCTCGATCTGGACGGCCTCGAGCGCCTCGAAGCCTTCGTGCGCGGGCTCCGCGGCGGGGTGGTGCTCGTCAGCCATGACCGTGAGTTCCTGGCGCGCGCCGTGACGCGCGTGCTCGAGCTGGACCTCGCGCAGGGGTCGAACCGGGTGTACGGGGGAGGCTACGACGCCTACCTGGAGGAGCGCGCGACGCTGCGTCGCCATCTGCGCGAGAAGTACGACGAGTTCGCCGACAAGAAGGCCGATCTGGTGGCACGCGCCCGCACGCAGCGGGAGTGGTCGAGCCAGGGCGTGCGCAACGCGATGAAGAAGGCACCGGACAACGACAAGATCAAGCGCAAGGCGTCAGCGGAGTCCAGCGAGAAGCAGGCGCAGAAGGTGCGTCAGATGGAGAGCCGGATCGCCCGTCTGGACGAGGTTGAGGAGCCGCGCAAGGAGTGGCAGCTCGAGTTCACGATCGGCAGCGCGCCACGGTCCAGCTCGGTCGTGTCCACCCTGAGCTCTGCCGTGCTGCGGCAGGGGACCTTCACGCTCGGTCCGGTGTCTCTGCAGGTGAACGCGGGGGACCGCATCGGCATCACCGGGCCGAACGGCGCCGGCAAGTCCACGCTCCTCCGAGCCCTTCTGGGGCGTCAGACACCGGAGGAGGGCACCGCGAGCCTGGGTGCCAGCGTCGAGATCGGCGAGATCGATCAGGCGCGCTCCCTGCTGGTGGGCGCGACCCCGCTCGCCGATGCCTTCGAGGCGCTGGTGCCGGAGATGGCCTCGGGAGAGGTGCGCACCCTGCTGGCGAAGTTCGGTCTGCGCGCCGACCACGTGACGCGTCCCGTCGACGAACTGTCGCCGGGGGAGCGGACCAGAGCGGCGCTGGCGCTGCTGCAGGCCCGCGGCATCAACCTGCTGGTCCTCGACGAGCCGACCAACCACCTCGACCTGCCCGCCATCGAGCAGCTGGAACAGGCTCTCGAGTCCTATGAGGGCACACTGCTGCTCGTGACGCACGATCGCCGCATGCTCGACACCGTCAGGACCGATCGACGCTGGCAGGTCGAGCAGGGACAGGTCACGGAACGCTAG
- a CDS encoding LysR family transcriptional regulator, with amino-acid sequence MKIALLRRYVVLADTLHFPRAAEELGIPLASLYTSLDKLEDEVGHALIHREGTPRLTHVGELFLEEARATVAAAPPPAPKTVAPAGGKAKASKGRGRAPIVKGQPKPYKKRQGR; translated from the coding sequence GTGAAGATCGCTCTCCTGCGCCGGTATGTCGTCCTGGCGGACACCCTGCACTTCCCTCGTGCCGCCGAGGAGCTGGGCATCCCGCTCGCATCGCTCTACACCTCGCTCGACAAGCTCGAGGACGAGGTCGGGCACGCCCTCATCCACCGTGAAGGCACGCCACGCCTGACGCATGTGGGCGAGCTGTTCCTCGAAGAGGCGCGCGCAACGGTGGCGGCTGCCCCACCTCCTGCCCCCAAGACCGTCGCCCCTGCCGGCGGCAAGGCGAAGGCGTCCAAGGGCCGGGGCCGCGCTCCGATCGTCAAGGGGCAGCCCAAGCCGTACAAGAAGCGACAGGGCCGCTGA
- a CDS encoding iron-sulfur cluster assembly accessory protein, translating into MLTLTDNATAIVTTLVTRQSEAPDAGLRIHSTAAQEQGGGARLAVLVTTVPEPEDQIVEVSGTRLFLDEAASAALEDKILDAGVDDEGSVSFAVLPKVA; encoded by the coding sequence GTGCTCACCCTCACCGATAACGCCACCGCCATCGTCACCACGCTCGTCACCCGTCAGAGCGAAGCACCGGATGCCGGACTTCGCATCCATTCCACCGCCGCGCAGGAGCAGGGAGGTGGCGCACGCCTCGCCGTGCTCGTGACGACCGTGCCGGAGCCGGAGGACCAGATCGTCGAGGTCTCCGGAACCCGCCTCTTCCTCGACGAGGCGGCATCCGCTGCGCTGGAGGACAAGATCCTCGACGCCGGCGTGGATGACGAGGGCTCGGTGTCGTTCGCAGTCCTCCCGAAAGTCGCCTGA
- a CDS encoding isochorismatase family protein yields MAASGRTVVLAIDLQAGVTPGCFDEQGVLARAAALVERARASDVPVVWVHHDPVGVGTPEWELAAPLQRADGEPLVRKSYRDSFADTTLRATLDELEATRLVITGAQSDFCVRTTMQRAAAEGYDVTLVSDAHTTVDTEWDGVRISGEQIVAHTNMYFSGLRYPGQELAIATHDEVRL; encoded by the coding sequence GTGGCGGCATCCGGGCGCACCGTCGTCCTCGCGATCGACCTGCAGGCCGGCGTGACACCGGGATGCTTCGACGAGCAGGGCGTGCTGGCACGCGCGGCGGCACTCGTCGAGCGCGCCCGCGCATCCGACGTCCCCGTCGTCTGGGTGCATCACGACCCCGTCGGCGTGGGCACACCGGAGTGGGAGCTCGCAGCCCCACTGCAGCGCGCGGACGGCGAGCCTCTCGTCCGCAAGAGCTATCGCGATTCGTTCGCCGACACGACGCTGCGCGCGACGCTGGATGAGCTGGAAGCGACGCGCCTCGTCATCACCGGTGCGCAGTCGGACTTCTGCGTGCGCACGACGATGCAGCGCGCGGCCGCGGAGGGATACGACGTGACGCTCGTGAGCGATGCGCACACCACGGTGGACACCGAGTGGGACGGCGTGCGGATCTCCGGCGAGCAGATCGTGGCCCACACGAACATGTACTTCTCCGGACTCCGGTATCCCGGCCAGGAGCTCGCGATCGCGACCCACGACGAGGTGCGGCTCTGA
- a CDS encoding Dps family protein: MAETTKTTKTAAAKRGAKTTRRQNAEKGFTASATLAGNLQSVLVDLLELALQGKQAHWNVVGRNFRDTHRQLDEIIDDARAFSDTVAERMRALHAVPDGRSDTIAETTSLPEFPAGEVSTSDTVDLITERLEAAISTMREVHDAVDEEDPTSADILHAVIERLEQFAWMVSAENRTPAGR, translated from the coding sequence ATGGCTGAGACCACGAAGACCACGAAGACCGCTGCCGCGAAGCGCGGGGCGAAGACCACCCGACGTCAGAACGCCGAGAAAGGCTTCACGGCGTCCGCCACGTTGGCGGGCAACCTGCAGTCTGTGCTCGTCGACCTGCTGGAACTCGCGCTGCAGGGCAAGCAGGCGCATTGGAACGTGGTCGGGCGGAACTTCCGTGACACGCATCGCCAGCTCGACGAGATCATCGACGACGCGCGTGCCTTCAGCGACACGGTCGCGGAGCGGATGCGTGCCCTGCACGCGGTTCCGGATGGCCGCAGTGACACGATCGCCGAGACGACATCGCTTCCCGAGTTCCCCGCGGGCGAGGTGTCGACCTCTGACACCGTCGATCTCATCACCGAGCGCCTGGAGGCCGCCATCTCGACGATGCGCGAAGTCCACGATGCGGTCGACGAAGAGGATCCGACCTCGGCGGACATCCTGCACGCGGTGATCGAACGCCTCGAGCAGTTCGCGTGGATGGTGAGCGCCGAGAACCGCACGCCCGCAGGACGCTGA
- a CDS encoding DUF6328 family protein: MTAEGREPEPPHRDDRVDGRDETPNERADRNWDELMQELRVMQTGTQILTGFLLAVAFQPRFTDMDELQRDLYVVLVALAAVATILALAPVGLHRVLFGHRRKPDLVRVAARIVKIDLVVIAALTIGVTTLIVDFTVNRTAGIIALVAAVVVIAALWLALPRAVRRSLQRDVPPQS, encoded by the coding sequence ATGACAGCCGAAGGCCGAGAGCCGGAACCGCCCCACCGCGACGACCGTGTCGACGGGCGCGACGAGACGCCGAATGAGCGCGCCGATCGCAACTGGGATGAGTTGATGCAGGAGCTCCGCGTCATGCAGACGGGCACGCAGATCCTCACCGGGTTCCTGCTCGCCGTCGCCTTCCAACCGCGGTTCACCGACATGGACGAGCTGCAGCGCGACCTGTACGTCGTCCTGGTCGCCCTCGCGGCCGTCGCGACGATCCTGGCACTCGCACCCGTCGGGCTGCATCGCGTGTTGTTCGGCCACCGCCGCAAGCCCGACCTGGTCCGCGTGGCGGCACGTATCGTCAAGATCGACCTCGTGGTCATCGCTGCACTGACGATCGGGGTGACCACGCTCATCGTCGACTTCACGGTGAACCGGACCGCAGGGATCATCGCGCTGGTGGCGGCTGTCGTCGTCATCGCGGCGCTCTGGCTGGCGTTGCCCCGCGCAGTGCGTCGGTCGCTGCAGCGGGACGTGCCGCCGCAGAGCTGA
- a CDS encoding GNAT family N-acetyltransferase, translated as MNTSDSGPDISIDQLDDADAGALLTLQRAAFVSEAQIYGSADMPPLTQTLEQLRAELRENDAWGARAGGRLVGAIRFRVDGGTLLIGRISVAPDQQGEGIGRMLLESAEQRSGAAEAELFTGSLSEANIRLYESCGYAVSERVPDGDGTEQVFMRKLLRT; from the coding sequence GTGAACACATCTGACTCCGGACCGGACATCTCCATCGACCAGCTCGACGACGCCGATGCCGGCGCGCTCCTCACTCTGCAGCGCGCCGCGTTCGTCTCCGAAGCCCAGATCTATGGGAGTGCCGACATGCCTCCGCTCACGCAGACCCTGGAGCAGCTGCGCGCAGAGCTCCGTGAGAACGACGCCTGGGGTGCTCGCGCCGGCGGCCGGCTCGTCGGGGCGATCCGCTTTCGCGTGGATGGCGGAACCCTGCTGATCGGCCGCATATCGGTCGCGCCCGACCAGCAGGGCGAAGGTATCGGGCGAATGCTGCTCGAATCGGCGGAGCAGCGTAGTGGCGCAGCCGAGGCCGAACTCTTCACCGGCAGCCTCAGCGAGGCGAACATCCGTCTCTACGAGAGCTGCGGCTACGCCGTGAGCGAGCGCGTGCCCGACGGCGACGGGACAGAGCAGGTCTTCATGCGCAAGCTGCTCCGCACGTGA
- a CDS encoding alpha/beta fold hydrolase, with amino-acid sequence MVDTQIFEPDGRAIPFVDEGDGPVKLVLIQEQGLAADVLSVSAHYLAEEAGFHVLRVGHRADGEATLDERVADVLAVIDHVGIEDTWVGGHGFGGTIARALVAAHVDRANGLLLLGVEDVDIAVAPAIPVLIVQGTEDEDTPAANAERLQATVPDRSSIKTIAGDHLFPMHHPIETGVIIEEYLDWD; translated from the coding sequence GGACGCGCCATCCCCTTCGTGGACGAAGGAGACGGACCCGTCAAGCTCGTGCTGATCCAGGAGCAGGGACTCGCGGCCGACGTTCTGAGCGTCTCCGCGCACTACCTCGCGGAGGAGGCGGGGTTCCATGTGCTCCGCGTCGGGCACCGCGCCGACGGCGAGGCGACGCTCGACGAGCGCGTCGCGGATGTGCTCGCCGTGATCGACCACGTCGGCATCGAAGACACCTGGGTCGGCGGCCACGGCTTCGGTGGAACGATCGCACGCGCGCTGGTCGCCGCACACGTCGACCGTGCGAACGGTCTGCTGCTGCTCGGCGTCGAAGACGTGGACATCGCGGTCGCCCCGGCCATCCCGGTGCTGATCGTCCAGGGCACGGAAGACGAAGACACTCCTGCCGCGAACGCCGAGCGCCTGCAGGCAACGGTGCCGGACCGCTCGAGCATCAAGACGATCGCCGGTGACCACCTCTTCCCGATGCATCACCCGATCGAGACCGGAGTGATCATCGAGGAGTACCTGGACTGGGACTGA
- a CDS encoding 1-acyl-sn-glycerol-3-phosphate acyltransferase, which translates to MLRRSLARLYWALSRWTLVGHDAVPTRPTILIGAPHTSNWDFVLMLAIAWRLGVDVHWLGKKSLFRGWRGPIMRRLGGVAVDRADPGRVVAEVVSQVHAGDVFGLVITPDGTRGGNEYWKSGFYRIARETGMPVTLGFVDRTTMTTGLGPTLELTGDVAGDMDRIRAFYADKAGVRPERRTVPRLREEIAKPAAPDQA; encoded by the coding sequence ATGCTCCGACGCTCCCTCGCCCGCCTGTACTGGGCTCTCAGCCGCTGGACCCTGGTCGGCCATGATGCCGTGCCGACCAGACCCACCATCCTCATCGGAGCCCCGCACACCTCGAACTGGGACTTCGTCCTGATGCTCGCGATCGCCTGGCGCCTCGGGGTCGACGTGCACTGGCTCGGCAAGAAGAGCCTGTTCCGCGGCTGGCGAGGTCCGATCATGCGCAGGCTCGGAGGTGTCGCGGTCGACCGTGCCGACCCGGGCCGGGTCGTGGCGGAGGTCGTGAGCCAGGTCCACGCCGGCGACGTCTTCGGCCTCGTGATCACCCCCGACGGCACGCGCGGTGGCAACGAGTACTGGAAGTCCGGCTTCTACCGCATCGCGCGCGAGACCGGGATGCCGGTGACGCTGGGATTCGTCGACCGCACAACGATGACCACCGGGCTCGGCCCGACCCTCGAGCTGACCGGTGATGTCGCCGGTGACATGGACAGGATCCGCGCCTTCTACGCCGACAAGGCGGGCGTGCGACCCGAGAGACGCACGGTCCCCCGGCTTCGCGAGGAGATCGCGAAGCCGGCAGCTCCCGACCAGGCCTGA